In Phaeobacter inhibens DSM 16374, the following proteins share a genomic window:
- a CDS encoding flagellar motor switch protein FliG — MQNENALALPMAASSDDLGDFSAPAPLGGMDFGGDLGGDLGMGGMSGGALDMPAMGGGMPAKSKLSGKAKAAIVVRLLLNEGADIPLESLPDDLQIELTQQMGRMGLIDRDTLHEVAGEFAEMLDNVGLSFPNGLAGALSAMEGKISRQTASRLRKEAGVRQFGDPWERLRALPPEDLAELAEAESTEVAAVLLSKLDTTKAAQMLIHLPGPVARRITYAVSQTAAVTPDTVDRIGLSLAAQIEARPEVAFDETPGQRMGAILTQAAAGKRDEVLTALDEEDEEFAGDVRKSIFTYALIAQRVSPVDVPKIARVLAQQDLVTAIAFATDEEDVETSEFMLANMSSRMANNIREEVSERGKVKRSVGEGAMSTIVNALRELVNSGEVELRSAEEDEED, encoded by the coding sequence ATGCAGAATGAAAATGCTTTGGCGCTTCCCATGGCGGCCTCCTCAGATGATTTGGGTGATTTTTCCGCCCCTGCTCCGCTTGGCGGAATGGATTTCGGCGGGGACCTCGGCGGCGATCTGGGAATGGGCGGAATGAGTGGCGGCGCGCTGGATATGCCCGCAATGGGTGGCGGCATGCCCGCCAAATCCAAGCTTAGCGGCAAAGCAAAAGCAGCCATCGTGGTGCGCCTGCTGCTGAATGAAGGTGCGGATATCCCCCTGGAATCCCTGCCCGATGATCTACAGATCGAACTGACACAGCAGATGGGCCGCATGGGGCTGATCGACCGTGACACCCTGCATGAGGTGGCCGGCGAATTTGCCGAAATGCTGGACAATGTCGGGCTGTCCTTTCCCAACGGGCTGGCCGGTGCGCTCTCCGCAATGGAGGGCAAGATCAGCCGCCAGACCGCCAGCCGCCTGCGCAAGGAAGCTGGCGTACGCCAGTTTGGCGACCCGTGGGAGCGTCTGCGCGCCCTGCCGCCAGAGGATCTCGCCGAGCTGGCTGAGGCCGAAAGCACAGAAGTCGCCGCCGTTCTGCTGTCGAAGCTGGACACCACCAAGGCGGCGCAGATGTTGATCCACCTGCCCGGCCCGGTTGCCCGCCGCATTACCTATGCCGTCAGCCAGACCGCCGCCGTAACCCCGGATACGGTGGATCGCATTGGCCTGTCCCTCGCCGCGCAGATCGAGGCGCGGCCCGAGGTCGCCTTTGACGAGACCCCGGGCCAGCGGATGGGCGCGATCCTGACCCAGGCCGCAGCTGGCAAGCGCGACGAGGTGCTGACCGCCCTTGATGAGGAAGATGAGGAATTTGCCGGCGACGTCCGCAAATCGATCTTCACCTATGCGTTGATTGCCCAGCGGGTGAGCCCGGTGGACGTGCCGAAAATCGCCCGTGTTCTGGCGCAGCAGGATCTTGTCACCGCCATCGCCTTTGCCACTGACGAGGAAGATGTCGAAACCAGCGAATTCATGCTGGCCAATATGTCCAGCCGCATGGCCAACAACATCCGCGAAGAGGTGAGCGAGCGCGGCAAGGTCAAGCGCAGTGTCGGAGAAGGCGCCATGAGCACTATCGTCAACGCCCTGCGGGAGCTGGTGAACTCCGGCGAGGTTGAGCTTCGCTCAGCCGAGGAAGACGAAGAAGACTAA
- a CDS encoding tetratricopeptide repeat protein — translation MPAMLTRNATHARSLPASAIRASCATLPALVLSAAFASGALAAGGGDSAAPKPTNTTKTCKGAKVWDDQKQRCVAPKQSSLDPDEMYDAVRELAYAGRYGDAQAVLAAMPDQTDSRVLTYWGFTYRKQGYSEQALSYYTQAIAQDPQNHLARSYMGQGFVTEGKYGLALEQWKIIRATGGSDSWAEVSLREALLSGQTQSY, via the coding sequence ATGCCTGCCATGCTGACACGTAACGCCACTCATGCCCGCTCTCTGCCCGCATCTGCAATACGCGCCAGCTGCGCCACCCTGCCCGCGCTGGTGCTCTCTGCGGCATTTGCCAGCGGCGCCCTGGCAGCCGGAGGCGGTGACAGCGCCGCGCCAAAGCCAACCAACACCACCAAGACCTGCAAGGGCGCCAAGGTCTGGGATGATCAGAAACAGCGCTGCGTTGCGCCCAAACAATCCTCGCTGGACCCCGACGAGATGTATGATGCGGTGCGCGAACTCGCCTATGCCGGGCGCTATGGCGACGCGCAGGCGGTACTGGCTGCGATGCCTGACCAAACGGATAGCCGGGTGCTGACCTATTGGGGCTTCACCTATCGTAAGCAAGGCTATTCTGAACAGGCGCTGTCCTATTACACTCAGGCCATCGCGCAGGATCCCCAGAACCACCTTGCGCGTTCGTATATGGGTCAAGGTTTTGTAACCGAAGGAAAATATGGACTTGCGCTGGAACAGTGGAAGATCATCCGCGCCACGGGTGGCAGCGACAGCTGGGCCGAAGTCTCCCTGCGCGAGGCTCTTTTGTCCGGGCAGACGCAAAGCTACTGA
- the purB gene encoding adenylosuccinate lyase: MIPRYSRPEMVAIWSPETKFKIWYEIEAHACEAMANLGVIPRENADAVWKAKDVEFDVARIDEIEAVTKHDVIAFLTHLAEHVGSEEARFVHQGMTSSDVLDTCLNVQLVRAADILLGGMDKVLAALKKRALEHKDTVRVGRSHGIHAEPTTMGLTFARFYAEMDRNKQRLQNARSEVATGAISGAVGTFANIDPRVEEHVCEQLGLSPEPISTQVIPRDRHAMFFATLGVIASSIENIAVEIRHMQRTEVLEGAEFFSMGQKGSSAMPHKKNPVLTENLTGLARLVRMAVIPAMENVALWHERDISHSSVERGIGPDATVTLDFALNRLAGVIDKMLVFPENMLDNMNKFPGLVMSQRVLLALTQAGVSREDAYSMVQRNALKVWEDRVDFRELLLADADVVAALGEEAINEKFDMGYHTKHVDTIFKRVFGA; the protein is encoded by the coding sequence ATGATCCCCCGCTATTCCCGTCCTGAAATGGTTGCCATCTGGTCGCCGGAAACCAAATTCAAGATCTGGTACGAGATCGAGGCCCACGCCTGCGAAGCCATGGCCAATCTGGGTGTGATCCCGCGCGAGAATGCCGACGCGGTATGGAAAGCCAAAGATGTCGAATTCGATGTCGCGCGTATTGATGAGATCGAGGCCGTCACCAAACATGACGTCATCGCCTTTCTGACCCATCTGGCCGAGCATGTCGGATCAGAGGAAGCCCGCTTCGTGCATCAGGGCATGACATCGTCTGACGTGCTGGACACCTGCCTCAACGTGCAGCTGGTGCGCGCCGCCGACATCCTGCTGGGTGGCATGGACAAGGTTCTGGCCGCGCTGAAAAAACGCGCGCTGGAGCACAAGGACACCGTGCGTGTCGGTCGGTCCCACGGGATCCACGCCGAGCCGACCACCATGGGTCTGACCTTCGCCCGTTTCTACGCCGAGATGGACCGCAACAAACAGCGCCTGCAGAACGCCCGTAGCGAAGTTGCCACAGGCGCGATCTCCGGCGCGGTTGGCACCTTTGCCAATATCGACCCCCGCGTTGAAGAACATGTCTGCGAGCAGCTCGGCCTCAGCCCTGAACCGATTTCGACCCAGGTGATCCCGCGCGACCGCCACGCAATGTTTTTTGCCACGCTTGGGGTGATTGCCTCCTCGATTGAAAACATCGCGGTGGAAATCCGCCACATGCAGCGCACCGAAGTGCTGGAGGGGGCCGAGTTCTTCTCCATGGGGCAGAAAGGCTCCTCTGCGATGCCGCATAAGAAGAACCCGGTTCTGACCGAGAACCTCACCGGTCTTGCCCGTCTGGTGCGCATGGCGGTGATCCCGGCTATGGAAAACGTGGCCCTGTGGCATGAGCGCGATATCTCGCACTCCTCCGTTGAGCGCGGTATCGGCCCCGACGCCACCGTGACCCTGGATTTTGCGTTGAACCGTCTGGCAGGCGTCATCGACAAGATGCTGGTCTTCCCAGAGAACATGCTGGACAACATGAATAAATTCCCCGGTCTGGTGATGTCGCAGCGGGTTCTTCTGGCCCTGACGCAGGCGGGTGTCAGCCGCGAGGACGCCTATTCCATGGTGCAGCGCAACGCCCTGAAGGTCTGGGAAGATCGCGTTGATTTCCGTGAACTGCTGCTGGCGGATGCGGATGTGGTCGCCGCCCTTGGCGAAGAGGCGATCAACGAGAAATTCGACATGGGCTATCACACCAAACATGTCGACACGATCTTCAAGCGGGTCTTCGGCGCCTAA
- a CDS encoding bifunctional alpha/beta hydrolase/OsmC family protein, translated as MPTERISFSGHSGDQLAARLDLPEGPILSTALFAHCFTCSKDIPAARRISARLAAMGIAVLRFDFTGLGHSDGEFSNTNFSSNVADLVAAGQYLAGRGLAPSLLIGHSLGGAAVLRARAGLPSVRGVVTLGAPSDPSHVAHQFGDALEVIEAEGAAEVCLADRPFLIRKQFVDDIRAEALTSALAGLDAALLVMHAPLDATVSIDNAADIFVAAKHPKSFITLDDADHLITRPRDAEYAADVIAAWAGRYIDLSPPAPPPGAPEGVLRVTEADPNGFLQDIQSGPRHHTYADEPLAYGGSNRGMTPYGFISAGLGACTSMTIRMYARRKGWPLEGVSVDVCHDKVHAQDALPSGPAQIDQFTRVIYLSGNLTQDQRAKLLEIADRCPVHRTLEHGAKVTTRLDEPESETDVDPAHLPF; from the coding sequence ATGCCCACCGAACGCATTTCTTTTTCCGGACACTCCGGTGACCAGCTGGCTGCGCGGCTGGACCTGCCCGAAGGGCCGATCCTGTCCACAGCACTCTTTGCCCATTGTTTTACCTGTTCCAAGGACATCCCCGCCGCGCGGCGCATCTCGGCCCGTCTGGCGGCCATGGGCATCGCCGTATTGCGGTTTGATTTCACCGGTCTTGGCCATTCCGATGGTGAGTTCTCCAATACCAACTTCAGCTCCAATGTCGCCGATCTGGTGGCGGCGGGCCAGTATCTGGCCGGGCGCGGGCTGGCGCCATCATTGCTGATCGGTCATTCGCTGGGCGGCGCTGCGGTGTTGCGGGCGCGGGCCGGGCTGCCATCGGTGCGCGGCGTTGTTACGCTGGGCGCGCCCTCTGACCCTTCTCATGTGGCCCATCAGTTTGGAGATGCGCTGGAGGTCATTGAGGCCGAAGGCGCGGCGGAGGTCTGTCTGGCTGACCGCCCGTTCCTGATCCGCAAGCAGTTTGTCGATGATATCCGCGCCGAGGCGCTGACCAGCGCCCTTGCCGGTCTGGATGCCGCCCTGCTGGTGATGCACGCCCCTCTGGATGCCACGGTCAGTATCGACAATGCCGCCGATATCTTTGTTGCCGCGAAACACCCCAAGAGCTTCATTACCCTGGATGATGCCGATCATCTGATCACGCGGCCCCGTGATGCGGAATATGCCGCTGATGTCATTGCCGCCTGGGCCGGGCGCTATATCGATCTGTCCCCCCCGGCACCGCCCCCCGGCGCGCCTGAGGGTGTGTTGCGCGTCACCGAAGCTGATCCGAACGGTTTTCTGCAGGATATCCAGTCCGGCCCGCGCCATCACACCTACGCGGATGAGCCGCTGGCCTATGGCGGCAGCAATCGCGGCATGACGCCTTATGGGTTTATCTCTGCCGGGCTTGGAGCCTGCACCTCCATGACGATCCGCATGTATGCCCGCCGCAAGGGGTGGCCCCTGGAAGGCGTCAGCGTCGATGTCTGCCATGACAAGGTTCACGCACAGGACGCGCTACCCTCCGGTCCCGCGCAGATCGACCAGTTCACCCGCGTGATCTACCTCAGCGGCAATCTGACCCAGGATCAGCGCGCCAAGCTGCTGGAGATTGCCGACCGCTGCCCGGTGCATCGCACGCTGGAACATGGCGCCAAGGTGACCACCCGGTTGGATGAGCCTGAAAGCGAGACAGATGTCGATCCCGCCCATCTGCCGTTCTGA
- a CDS encoding NUDIX hydrolase yields the protein MTTDRLAEACAGIGSFAPQDKRDHEMWQRLTAFCAREPKAFDRDPASGHVTGSAFVLSADLDAVLLTHHVKLDRWLQLGGHCDGIADARFTALKEAYEESGLARISLLSDQVFDIDIHEIPANSREAAHLHYDVRYLFRAEAGDIRASAESKALAWVPLAKLSQYSRADSVLVLQEKLARLQSGGA from the coding sequence TTGACAACAGACCGTTTGGCCGAGGCCTGCGCAGGCATTGGAAGTTTCGCGCCGCAGGATAAGCGCGATCACGAGATGTGGCAGCGCCTGACCGCGTTTTGCGCGCGCGAACCAAAGGCGTTTGACCGGGATCCAGCCTCCGGCCATGTGACCGGATCGGCCTTTGTCCTTTCGGCGGATCTGGACGCAGTGCTGCTGACCCATCACGTCAAACTGGACCGTTGGCTACAATTGGGGGGACATTGCGATGGCATCGCCGATGCCCGGTTTACCGCCCTGAAAGAAGCCTATGAGGAAAGCGGTCTGGCCCGGATCAGCCTGTTGTCTGATCAGGTGTTTGACATTGATATCCACGAAATCCCTGCCAACAGCCGTGAGGCGGCGCATCTGCACTACGATGTGCGCTATCTGTTTCGCGCCGAGGCGGGGGATATCCGTGCCAGCGCCGAATCAAAGGCACTGGCCTGGGTGCCGCTGGCAAAGCTCTCGCAGTACAGTCGCGCTGACAGTGTGCTGGTCCTACAAGAGAAATTGGCCCGGTTACAAAGCGGAGGCGCCTGA
- the dddP gene encoding dimethylsulfonioproprionate lyase DddP — MNEHYRDTRKIDPTRGATLGDNTPNDQDRVEIGPTQLAFGEWAAAGLQLPDLQAMRRYRWERLTRFINDRDYAGLLVFDPMNIRYATDSTNMQLWNTHNPFRALLICADGYMVMWDYKQAPFLSEFNPLVREQRAGADLFYFDRGDKVDVAADVFANEVRSLLAEHSGQNTRLAVDKIMLHGLRALEAQGLEVVPGEELTEKCRAVKGPDEILAMRCANHACETAVAEMERFARSAIPGGGVSEDDVWAVLHAENIRRGGEWIETRLLTSGPRTNPWFQECGGRIIQNNEIVSFDTDLVGAYGICIDISRSWWIGDRAPPADMVYAMQHGVDHIQSNMEMLKPGVNLQELSRNCHLLDAQFQKQKYGCMMHGVGLCDEWPLVAYPDAMVEGAFDYDLEPGMVLCVEALVSPEGGDFSIKLEDQVLITETGYENLTTYPFDPALMGTTRWV, encoded by the coding sequence ATGAACGAGCATTACCGCGATACACGCAAGATCGACCCGACACGCGGTGCCACCCTTGGGGACAACACCCCCAATGATCAGGACCGCGTCGAGATTGGGCCGACCCAGCTGGCCTTTGGTGAATGGGCCGCCGCAGGGCTGCAACTGCCGGACCTTCAGGCGATGCGCCGCTATCGTTGGGAACGGCTGACCCGGTTCATCAATGACCGCGATTATGCCGGGCTGTTGGTGTTTGATCCGATGAACATCCGCTACGCGACGGATTCCACCAATATGCAGCTGTGGAACACCCATAATCCGTTTCGCGCGCTGCTGATCTGCGCCGATGGCTACATGGTGATGTGGGATTACAAACAGGCGCCGTTCCTGAGTGAATTCAACCCTCTGGTGCGTGAACAGCGGGCCGGGGCCGATCTGTTCTACTTTGATCGTGGCGACAAGGTGGATGTGGCGGCGGACGTCTTTGCCAATGAGGTGCGCAGTCTGCTGGCCGAACATAGCGGCCAGAACACGCGTCTCGCGGTTGACAAGATCATGCTGCACGGGCTGCGCGCGCTTGAGGCACAGGGGCTTGAGGTGGTCCCCGGCGAAGAACTGACCGAAAAATGCCGTGCTGTGAAAGGGCCGGATGAAATCCTCGCCATGCGCTGCGCCAATCACGCCTGTGAAACCGCCGTCGCAGAGATGGAACGCTTTGCCCGCAGCGCCATTCCCGGCGGTGGCGTCAGTGAAGATGACGTCTGGGCCGTTCTGCACGCCGAAAACATCCGCCGGGGCGGTGAATGGATCGAAACAAGGCTGCTGACCTCAGGCCCGCGCACCAACCCCTGGTTTCAGGAATGCGGCGGGCGCATCATCCAGAACAATGAAATCGTCAGCTTTGACACCGATCTGGTCGGTGCCTACGGGATCTGCATCGATATTTCGCGCAGCTGGTGGATTGGCGACCGCGCGCCGCCTGCCGATATGGTCTATGCCATGCAACACGGGGTTGACCATATCCAGAGCAATATGGAGATGCTGAAACCCGGCGTGAACCTGCAGGAGCTGTCACGCAACTGCCATCTGCTGGATGCCCAGTTCCAGAAGCAGAAATACGGCTGCATGATGCACGGCGTCGGGCTTTGCGATGAATGGCCGCTGGTGGCCTACCCGGACGCCATGGTCGAGGGCGCTTTCGACTATGATCTGGAGCCGGGCATGGTGCTTTGTGTCGAGGCGCTGGTCAGCCCCGAAGGCGGCGATTTCTCGATCAAGCTGGAGGATCAGGTGCTGATCACGGAAACTGGCTATGAAAACCTCACCACCTACCCGTTTGATCCGGCTCTGATGGGCACCACCCGTTGGGTTTGA